A genomic segment from Juglans regia cultivar Chandler chromosome 14, Walnut 2.0, whole genome shotgun sequence encodes:
- the LOC109001611 gene encoding protein FAR1-RELATED SEQUENCE 5-like, producing MPEPAEIKIGCKAIMGIKKDGEKWVVNKFVVGHNHILLTPRSTRLLRGHRGVSKVQKKLIMTLNESGVPTRKIMSVLSKDSGGDFNVGCIGKDVENYLGSQRRKIFEEGDAQRLYSYFLDRQNKEPGFVFSMQVDNDGCMGSCFWADARSRAAYQYFGDVVTFDATYLTNIYKMPFVPFSGVNHHHQTIMFGCALLVNETAESYIWLLRTWQEAMLGRAPSTIITDDDKAMAKAIVEVLPNTTHRLCLWHILQKFPEHLAYVYNKFPDFQKDFRHCIHETITTDEFEQEWSSIVVKYDLGENIWLQNLYSRRDKWVPAYLRSTFCAGMSTTQRSESMNKFFKDYVRSSTMVSDFVHQYEKAIDARYFKEKEKDVRTKSTRAIMKTPFKIEEEAALLYTRKSFMIFQDELFNSLRYQARRLSLTGEAKTYGVTVHGKETPLYHVILEGSGEYATCTCHMWEFMGILCRHILCVFGKKAKLNRLPEHYVLDRWTINAKSRPIPHILCCDDQVTVELDEPTMRRSKSMIQLYDIVELASQSAEKHKYFTLALEKVHKEMLAMEEHVECSRVVPANDDQILRSQVVSNFSQTVQDPP from the coding sequence ATGCCTGAACCTGCTGAGATAAAGATTGGATGTAAAGCAATAATGGGaataaagaaagatggtgaaaagTGGGTAGTTAACAAGTTTGTGGTTGGACATAATCATATTTTGCTTACACCGAGAAGTACTCGGCTCCTTCGTGGACATAGGGGAGTTAGTAAAGTACAAAAGAAACTTATTATGACCTTGAATGAGTCTGGTGTACCGACAAGGAAGATAATGTCGGTATTGAGTAAAGATTCAGGTGGTGACTTTAATGTCGGTTGTATTGGGAAGGATGTAGAAAATTATTTGGGAAgtcaaaggagaaaaatatttgaagaggGTGATGCACAAAGGTTATATTCCTACTTTCTTGATCGACAAAACAAAGAACCTGGGTTTGTGTTCTCCATGCAAGTTGATAACGATGGGTGTATGGGAAGTTGTTTTTGGGCTGATGCGAGATCAAGAGCTGCATACcaatattttggggatgttgttACATTTGACGCCACTTACTTGaccaatatttataagatgcCATTTGTGCCATTTTCTGgagttaatcatcatcatcagactATAATGTTTGGGTGTGCCTTATTAGTTAATGAAACGGCGGAatcatatatatggttattAAGAACATGGCAAGAGGCAATGCTTGGGCGTGCCCCCTCAACTATAATTACAGATGATGACAAGGCAATGGCTAAGGCAATTGTTGAGGTACTCCCGAATACAACTCATAGGTTGTGTTTGTGGCACATTTTACAGAAGTTTCCAGAACACTTAGCCTATGTATACAACAAATTTCCAGACTTTCAAAAAGATTTTCGCCATTGCATCCATGAAACAATTACTACTGATGAGTTCGAGCAGGAATGGAGTTCAATTGTGGTGAAGTATGACCTAGGAGAAAATATTTGGCTGCAAAATCTTTACAGCCGACGAGATAAGTGGGTACCCGCCTACTTGCGTTCGACATTCTGTGCCGGTATGTCAACAACTCAGAGGAGTGAAAGCatgaacaaatttttcaaagattatgtTCGTTCAAGCACTATGGTTAGTGACTTTGTGCATCAATATGAAAAAGCTATAGATGCACGTtactttaaagagaaagagaaggatgtCCGGACAAAATCTACCCGAGCAATAATGAAGACACCTTTCAAGATTGAAGAGGAGGCAGCATTGCTttatacaagaaaatctttcatGATCTTCCAAGATGAGTTATTTAATAGTTTACGGTACCAAGCAAGAAGATTGTCTCTGACTGGTGAGGCGAAGACATATGGAGTGACAGTTCATGGTAAAGAAACACCTCTTTACCATGTGATATTGGAGGGTAGTGGAGAATATGCTACATGTACATGCCATATGTGGGAGTTTATGGGGATTCTTTGTAGGCATATCTTGTGTGTTTTTGGCAAGAAAGCGAAGTTAAATAGATTGCCAGAGCATTATGTTCTAGACAGATGGACTATTAATGCTAAGAGTCGACCCATTCCCCACATTCTGTGTTGTGATGACCAAGTGACCGTGGAACTAGATGAGCCTACGATGAGAAGAAGCAAGTCAATGATACAACTTTATGATATTGTAGAACTTGCATCCCAATCAGCAGAAAAACACAAGTATTTCACACTTGCATTGGAGAAGGTTCACAAAGAGATGCTTGCAATGGAGGAGCATGTAGAATGTTCACGAGTAGTGCCGGCCAATGATGATCAAATATTAAGAAGCCAAGTTGTATCGAACTTTTCACAAACGGTGCAAGATCCTCCGTAG